From Thiohalorhabdus denitrificans, the proteins below share one genomic window:
- a CDS encoding DNA translocase FtsK — MPLLRDSLAIVLLVAAGFATLALLTYHPADPSWSIAGGSEVRNAGGPVGAYLADVLYRFLGLGAYLLVAAVVLQGGRHLLGRWDRRQAAIQWVGTLAVLPAVASLLQLLWPDPYPWLGDTGAGGILGMLLTSFLVPYLNVPGAGLTLAGLLILGLTAASGRSWLEVLETTGRATVGLGRGVNRSLRRTGRALGRAGRRMAGGLRRRPRLYGSPRPPRAVESGPARTPDPGPPADEAVEPAPRVLDEPPALESLEAESVPEEMPDPEAPPASPKQKKKAKKAAGKAAKGTPASPYPAVDLLDATTGGGARNSEEGLDEQARLLEERLADFNVSATVTEYHSGPVVTRFELELAPGTKVSKVTNLAKDLARSLAVQSVRVVENVPGKPVIGLEVPRAKREMVRIREIIESDAFQDAKSPLTLALGTDIAGAPVVTDLGAMPHLLVAGTTGAGKSVGINSMLLSLVYKASAEDVRLILVDPKMLELSVYDGIPHLLAPVVTDMSEAANAFKWCIAEMERRFQLMAHVGVRSLAAYNQRIRDAKEAGDPLRGPSTDGVHEGPELEPQPWIVVVVDELADLMMVAGKQVEESITRLAQKARAAGIHLILATQRPSVDVLTGLIKANIPARISFQVNQRVDSRTILDQGGAEQLLGKGDMLFFPASYSAPRRVHGAFVEDEEVERVVSHLKAVGVPEYDEAVLADPDEGTVVGEEGGAEDAETDPLYDQAVQIVTESRRASISNVQRRLRVGYNRAARLIDAMERSGVVGPQQSNGSREVLAPPPVEG; from the coding sequence GTGCCCCTTCTTCGTGACAGTCTCGCCATTGTCCTGCTGGTGGCGGCGGGCTTCGCCACCCTGGCCCTGCTGACCTACCATCCCGCGGACCCCAGCTGGTCCATAGCCGGTGGCTCCGAGGTACGCAACGCCGGCGGCCCGGTGGGAGCTTATCTGGCCGATGTGCTGTACCGTTTTCTCGGACTGGGGGCCTACCTCCTGGTGGCCGCGGTGGTGCTACAGGGGGGGAGGCACTTGCTCGGCCGTTGGGATCGTCGGCAGGCCGCCATCCAGTGGGTCGGGACCCTGGCCGTTCTCCCCGCGGTCGCGTCCCTGCTGCAGCTCCTCTGGCCGGATCCCTATCCCTGGCTCGGGGATACCGGTGCGGGGGGCATTCTGGGGATGCTGTTGACCTCCTTCCTGGTTCCCTACCTCAATGTGCCCGGGGCCGGCCTTACCCTCGCGGGCCTGCTGATTCTCGGGCTCACGGCGGCCTCGGGCCGGTCCTGGCTGGAGGTCCTGGAGACCACCGGGCGGGCCACCGTGGGCCTGGGCCGGGGCGTGAACCGTTCCCTCCGTCGAACCGGGCGGGCCCTGGGAAGGGCCGGAAGGCGCATGGCCGGCGGCCTGCGGCGCCGGCCCCGCCTCTACGGTAGCCCCCGTCCACCCCGGGCGGTGGAGTCCGGTCCCGCCCGGACCCCCGACCCGGGTCCCCCGGCCGACGAGGCGGTGGAGCCCGCCCCGCGCGTCCTCGACGAACCCCCGGCCCTCGAATCCCTGGAGGCCGAATCCGTTCCGGAGGAGATGCCGGACCCCGAGGCGCCGCCAGCATCGCCCAAGCAGAAGAAGAAGGCGAAGAAGGCCGCCGGCAAGGCCGCCAAGGGCACGCCGGCATCGCCCTATCCCGCCGTCGATCTTCTCGATGCCACTACCGGCGGTGGGGCACGGAACTCCGAGGAAGGCCTCGACGAACAGGCCCGGCTGCTGGAGGAACGGCTGGCGGACTTCAACGTCTCCGCCACCGTGACCGAATACCATTCGGGGCCCGTGGTAACCCGCTTCGAGCTCGAGCTGGCCCCCGGGACCAAGGTCAGCAAGGTCACCAACCTGGCCAAGGACCTGGCCCGGAGCCTGGCCGTACAGAGCGTGCGGGTGGTGGAGAATGTCCCGGGCAAGCCGGTGATCGGCCTGGAGGTGCCGCGCGCCAAGCGGGAGATGGTGCGGATCCGGGAGATCATCGAATCCGACGCTTTCCAGGACGCCAAATCGCCCCTGACCCTTGCCCTCGGTACCGACATCGCGGGTGCCCCGGTGGTCACCGACCTGGGCGCCATGCCGCACCTGCTGGTGGCCGGGACCACCGGCGCGGGCAAATCCGTGGGCATCAACTCCATGCTTTTGTCCCTGGTCTACAAGGCCTCCGCCGAGGACGTCCGGCTGATCCTCGTGGACCCGAAGATGCTGGAGCTCTCGGTCTACGACGGCATCCCGCACCTGCTTGCGCCGGTGGTCACCGACATGAGCGAGGCGGCCAACGCCTTCAAGTGGTGCATCGCCGAGATGGAGCGGCGCTTCCAGCTCATGGCCCACGTGGGGGTGCGGTCCCTGGCGGCCTACAACCAGCGCATCCGCGACGCCAAGGAGGCGGGGGACCCGTTGCGCGGCCCCTCCACCGACGGCGTCCACGAAGGGCCCGAGCTCGAGCCGCAGCCCTGGATCGTTGTGGTGGTGGACGAGCTGGCGGATCTCATGATGGTGGCGGGCAAGCAGGTGGAGGAGTCCATCACCCGGCTGGCCCAGAAGGCCCGCGCCGCCGGCATCCATCTGATCCTGGCCACTCAGCGCCCCTCCGTGGACGTCCTCACCGGGCTGATCAAGGCTAACATCCCGGCGCGTATCTCCTTCCAGGTGAACCAGCGGGTGGATTCGCGCACCATCCTCGACCAGGGCGGGGCCGAGCAGCTCCTCGGCAAGGGGGACATGCTGTTCTTCCCGGCCTCCTACAGCGCGCCCCGCCGGGTTCACGGCGCGTTCGTGGAGGACGAGGAGGTGGAGCGGGTGGTGAGCCACCTCAAAGCGGTTGGGGTTCCCGAGTACGACGAGGCGGTCCTGGCCGACCCCGACGAAGGCACCGTCGTCGGAGAGGAGGGCGGGGCGGAGGACGCCGAGACCGACCCGCTCTACGACCAGGCGGTGCAGATCGTCACCGAGTCCCGCCGGGCCTCCATCTCCAACGTGCAAAGGCGCCTGCGGGTGGGCTACAATCGTGCGGCGCGGCTCATCGACGCCATGGAACGATCCGGCGTGGTGGGGCCGCAGCAGTCCAACGGCAGTCGGGAGGTTCTGGCCCCGCCCCCGGTGGAGGGCTGA
- a CDS encoding OmpP1/FadL family transporter, with translation MSAASASATGFKEGSRSAEGLGVANALGADAEHVSSMAYNPAALAFQDGRHVQASLTRPYMKMEAPASGNSRPDTTLYPSSLYATYRSPASAFGLGLAVDRPYRMDSEWDFGEADAATRTELDLVDVNPTVSYRLRPDLALSVGADYYRALDFEYSSVASDGSSEVVRTGDGDAWGGTVGLMFWRESWSLAATFSSGADLTLAGDNLEDYDFRLPSEARIGFKYRPSLRWSVHLDAVRTGWDEYDGLEGVDPTGKDWDATVGYKAGAIARLSDRSEIRFGYSYQPDPKDDTTFDPRSPSGDEHLLTVGGGWRGKNLTMDVAYTYAISPSRHVDGAAVGAYDGRHRTNAQYLMFSLGWSNF, from the coding sequence ATGTCCGCCGCCTCGGCCTCGGCCACGGGGTTCAAGGAAGGCAGCCGTTCCGCCGAGGGCCTGGGGGTGGCCAACGCCCTCGGGGCCGATGCCGAGCACGTGAGCAGCATGGCCTACAACCCGGCGGCCCTGGCCTTCCAGGACGGCCGGCACGTCCAGGCTTCCCTCACCCGGCCCTATATGAAGATGGAGGCCCCCGCGAGCGGCAATAGCCGACCGGACACCACCCTCTATCCGAGCAGCCTGTACGCCACCTACCGCAGCCCCGCCTCCGCCTTCGGGCTGGGCCTGGCCGTGGACCGGCCTTACCGCATGGACAGCGAATGGGACTTCGGGGAGGCAGATGCCGCCACCCGGACCGAGCTGGACCTGGTGGACGTCAATCCCACGGTTTCCTACCGGCTGCGGCCCGACCTGGCCCTGTCCGTGGGGGCCGACTACTACCGTGCCCTGGACTTCGAGTACTCCTCCGTGGCCTCCGATGGGAGCAGCGAGGTGGTCCGCACCGGCGACGGCGACGCCTGGGGCGGAACGGTGGGCCTCATGTTCTGGCGGGAGTCCTGGTCCCTGGCCGCCACCTTTTCCAGCGGGGCGGATCTGACCCTGGCGGGGGACAACCTGGAGGACTACGATTTCCGCCTACCTTCCGAGGCCCGCATCGGCTTCAAATACCGGCCCTCACTGCGCTGGTCCGTGCATCTGGATGCGGTGCGCACGGGGTGGGATGAATACGACGGCCTGGAGGGCGTGGACCCCACTGGCAAGGACTGGGACGCCACGGTTGGCTACAAGGCCGGGGCGATCGCCCGTCTTTCGGACCGCTCGGAGATCCGCTTCGGCTATTCCTACCAGCCCGACCCCAAGGACGACACCACCTTCGACCCCCGCTCGCCGAGCGGCGACGAGCACCTGTTGACGGTTGGCGGCGGGTGGCGGGGGAAGAACCTGACCATGGATGTTGCCTACACCTACGCCATCTCGCCCTCCCGGCATGTGGACGGGGCAGCGGTGGGCGCCTATGACGGCCGGCACCGCACCAACGCCCAGTACCTGATGTTCTCCCTGGGCTGGTCCAACTTCTAG
- a CDS encoding replication-associated recombination protein A — protein sequence MSEPDLFSAAGGDDPGRPLADRLRPRTLEEFVGQEHLLGEGMPLRRAIESDRLHSMIFWGPPGTGKTTLARIVAERTGYAFLQISAVFSGVKDIRAAIDQARRERQEQGRPAVLFVDEVHRFNKAQLDGFLPAVEDGTVTLIGATTENPSFELNAALLSRCRVYVLKALQTGDLRRMLERALADTERGLGAWDVQVGEEELDLLAAAADGDARRALTLLELGVETARAAGEEPVRVDRETVEAVAGGRVRRYDKAGDQHYDLISALHKSIRGSDPDGAVYWLTRMLDGGDDPLYIARRLVRIASEDVGNADPRALQVTLNARDAYDFLGTPEGELALAQAAIYLAVAPKSNAAYRAFNEAAAEVEASGSLEVPHHIRNAPTRLMKKLGYGEGYQYDHDHEGGVAPEQTFLPEELAERVYYRPTDRGLEGRIRERVEEVQRKRRDGGRRENENE from the coding sequence ATGAGCGAGCCGGACCTGTTCAGCGCCGCCGGGGGGGACGATCCCGGCCGGCCACTGGCCGACCGGCTCCGGCCCCGGACCCTGGAGGAATTCGTCGGCCAGGAGCACCTCCTGGGGGAGGGCATGCCCCTGCGCCGGGCCATCGAATCCGATCGCCTCCATTCCATGATCTTCTGGGGCCCGCCCGGCACCGGCAAGACCACCCTGGCCCGCATCGTCGCGGAGCGCACCGGCTACGCCTTCCTGCAGATCTCCGCGGTGTTCTCGGGGGTCAAGGACATCCGCGCCGCCATCGACCAGGCCCGCCGTGAACGCCAGGAGCAGGGCCGCCCGGCGGTGCTGTTCGTGGACGAGGTGCACCGCTTCAACAAGGCCCAGCTCGACGGCTTCCTGCCCGCGGTGGAGGACGGCACCGTCACCCTGATCGGCGCCACCACCGAGAACCCCTCCTTCGAGCTCAACGCCGCGCTGCTGTCCCGGTGCCGGGTCTACGTGCTGAAGGCCCTGCAAACCGGGGACCTGCGGCGCATGCTGGAACGGGCCCTGGCGGACACCGAACGCGGCCTGGGCGCCTGGGATGTCCAGGTCGGCGAGGAGGAGCTGGACCTCCTGGCCGCCGCGGCGGACGGCGACGCCCGGCGTGCCCTGACCCTGCTGGAGCTCGGGGTGGAGACCGCGCGCGCCGCTGGCGAGGAGCCGGTGCGAGTGGACCGGGAGACGGTGGAGGCGGTGGCCGGTGGCCGGGTGCGGCGCTACGACAAGGCCGGCGACCAGCACTACGATCTGATCTCCGCCCTGCACAAGTCCATCCGCGGCAGCGACCCCGACGGCGCCGTCTACTGGCTGACCCGCATGCTCGATGGCGGCGACGATCCCCTCTACATCGCTCGCCGGCTGGTGCGCATCGCCTCCGAGGACGTGGGCAACGCCGACCCGCGCGCCCTGCAGGTGACCCTCAACGCCCGCGACGCCTACGACTTCCTCGGCACCCCGGAAGGGGAGCTGGCCCTGGCCCAGGCCGCCATCTACCTGGCGGTGGCCCCCAAGTCCAACGCCGCCTACCGCGCTTTCAACGAAGCAGCCGCGGAGGTGGAGGCCAGCGGCAGCCTGGAGGTGCCCCACCACATCCGCAACGCCCCCACCCGGCTCATGAAGAAGCTGGGTTACGGCGAGGGCTACCAGTACGACCACGACCACGAAGGGGGCGTGGCCCCCGAGCAGACCTTCCTCCCCGAGGAGCTGGCGGAGCGGGTCTATTACCGGCCCACGGATCGGGGGCTGGAGGGCCGCATCCGCGAGCGCGTGGAGGAGGTGCAACGTAAGCGGCGGGACGGGGGGCGTAGGGAGAATGAGAACGAATAG
- the lolA gene encoding outer membrane lipoprotein chaperone LolA: protein MAAFLTTPLPASADAPSGLERLERFYEETRSLRADFSQEVAGPEGEVQERSQGEVWIERPDRFRWDYSEPYPQKIVADGETVQFYDPEMEQVTVRDFTQGLGHTPSSVLSGSGDLSRQFEIREGGRKDGLAWVELIPRDREQAGFRSARVGLAADPVRLREFVFTDPFDNRTRLQFENIRVNPALDADLFNFQPPPGTDVLGGGGRNG, encoded by the coding sequence ATGGCGGCCTTTCTAACCACCCCCCTGCCGGCCTCCGCCGATGCCCCGTCGGGCCTGGAGCGCCTGGAGCGGTTCTACGAGGAGACGCGCTCCCTGCGGGCCGATTTCAGCCAGGAGGTGGCGGGTCCCGAGGGAGAGGTTCAGGAGCGCAGCCAGGGGGAGGTGTGGATCGAGCGGCCCGACCGGTTCCGCTGGGACTATAGCGAGCCCTATCCCCAAAAGATCGTCGCCGACGGGGAAACGGTCCAGTTCTACGACCCCGAGATGGAGCAGGTCACCGTCCGGGATTTCACCCAGGGTCTGGGACATACCCCGAGCAGCGTCCTGTCGGGAAGCGGGGACCTGAGCCGCCAGTTCGAGATTCGTGAGGGCGGCAGGAAGGACGGCTTGGCCTGGGTGGAGCTGATCCCCCGTGACCGGGAGCAAGCGGGCTTCCGCTCGGCCCGGGTAGGATTGGCGGCGGATCCGGTGCGGCTGCGGGAGTTCGTTTTCACCGACCCCTTCGATAACCGGACCCGGCTCCAGTTCGAGAACATCCGCGTGAATCCCGCACTCGATGCGGATCTGTTCAATTTCCAGCCGCCTCCCGGCACCGATGTGCTCGGCGGAGGCGGACGTAACGGATGA
- a CDS encoding hybrid sensor histidine kinase/response regulator — translation MASGFDFSAFIAGFQEEAEERLHAIESTLVELEKGGVDADQMERLRRDAHSVKGSANMLQLRDIGESAHVLEDAFAYLRDGTAAPHRDYTDFMFQVVDALRSRIGEADAPDSQPLDADGLREQLEGLGAQEDEPAEEPPPQEPAAAAEPAFPQEEAEPGPASSTPLSAPDPDPEPDPDPAPAEPPNDPGGSSPVEPAASAASDPLADVRGEASAILDGIQEVLGSNDPMAAASDSFLDRTDNLAVSLRQAGLEDAAEGLDLIAGVLETPAVGGLPASLGELLQNLAHRVRLRLDHAGGPDARPLDQQKIRQARELLEQWGLIQAGEGPADPGQAPSPEPEHPPVAPTGGEGASAEEGDEVPAIAQSGSAAGRTASRKGAGMDVSAFLEGFQGEALEELALIQDGLLKAEQGELDEEPLDTMRQKAHSLKGSANMLGVEDIGGGAELLEEGLVTLASGEKGDVGALLGLHDALREATDQVLAEDRPRVDVAGWRKRLEEGPPETVREPDPAPAAAPEAPKPPPEAPTSEEPAPPTEPPQAEPGKARSASTGRGTMRVSAQRLERLSEGVIGLAMDRATQEDRRAEMDQIISDFRALRSQWELLEGELPESGPLVQQQKSLANQLENLSQALNRFRQETELDIAARHGLYDEIHQRVMALMVSPLGTIFSVLPRSARDLAQRFQKRVELSIEGSEIELERKNVDALLEPLVHLVTNAISHGIEDPAEREATGKNPVGHILVRAEHVGGEVAISVSDDGRGIDYEKVRETAIRTGVTTAAEAESMLPYDLLQMLFRPGFSTKEEVSQISGRGIGMNAVRDAVQRMTGSIQVDSEVGKGTTFTLNIPVSTAVQRVLKFRVGNEVYGVLANQVERILGLNEVVLTESRGQRHFQYHGNQVPATWLSELFATTSDEIQETRNLRLVVVRHLEGYIGLVVDDVIEETQAVVKDVTGYLRRHSVQGLIGTTISGAGEVQLLLEPTGIKEMERTAPLSLQSGERLPEDPLRGLRVLLVEDSPLARQMERAVLENAGMEVDTAVDGLDALDRMEVKFPDIVISDVEMPRMDGYDLLRKLRDDSRYRGLPVFMVTSRDSEEDRGTAQHLGADGFLNKMDLQSGNLIEEIRSRLEQLYV, via the coding sequence ATGGCCTCCGGATTCGACTTCTCCGCATTCATCGCCGGCTTCCAGGAGGAGGCCGAAGAGCGCCTCCACGCCATCGAGTCCACCCTCGTCGAGCTGGAGAAGGGCGGGGTGGACGCCGACCAGATGGAGCGTCTGCGCCGGGATGCCCACTCGGTGAAGGGCTCCGCCAACATGCTCCAGCTACGGGACATCGGCGAGTCCGCCCATGTCCTGGAGGACGCCTTCGCCTACCTGCGGGATGGGACCGCCGCGCCCCATCGGGACTATACGGATTTCATGTTCCAGGTGGTGGATGCCCTCCGCTCCCGGATCGGGGAAGCCGACGCCCCGGACTCCCAACCGCTGGATGCCGACGGACTGCGGGAGCAGCTGGAGGGCCTGGGGGCCCAAGAGGATGAGCCGGCCGAGGAACCGCCGCCGCAGGAGCCTGCGGCGGCCGCGGAACCCGCTTTCCCCCAGGAGGAGGCGGAACCCGGACCGGCGTCGTCCACCCCGCTCTCCGCGCCCGATCCGGATCCCGAGCCCGACCCCGACCCCGCACCCGCGGAGCCTCCCAATGATCCCGGGGGAAGCTCTCCCGTGGAGCCTGCAGCGTCCGCGGCATCCGATCCCCTTGCGGATGTGCGCGGCGAGGCGTCCGCCATACTGGACGGCATCCAGGAAGTCCTCGGTTCCAACGACCCCATGGCCGCCGCCTCGGACTCCTTCCTCGACCGCACCGACAACCTGGCTGTCTCCCTGCGTCAGGCCGGACTGGAGGACGCGGCGGAGGGGCTCGACCTGATCGCCGGGGTTCTGGAAACCCCGGCGGTGGGGGGGCTGCCGGCCTCCCTCGGGGAATTGCTGCAGAACCTGGCCCATCGGGTCCGCCTCCGGCTCGACCACGCCGGGGGGCCCGACGCCCGCCCCTTGGACCAGCAAAAGATCCGGCAGGCCCGGGAGCTCCTGGAGCAATGGGGGCTCATTCAGGCCGGGGAGGGGCCGGCGGACCCTGGGCAGGCCCCTTCTCCGGAGCCGGAGCATCCCCCAGTGGCCCCTACGGGCGGGGAGGGTGCGTCCGCTGAGGAAGGGGACGAGGTCCCTGCCATCGCCCAGTCCGGGAGCGCCGCGGGACGTACTGCCTCGCGCAAAGGCGCGGGCATGGATGTCTCCGCCTTCCTGGAAGGATTCCAGGGTGAGGCCCTGGAAGAGCTGGCCTTGATCCAGGACGGGCTGCTGAAAGCGGAGCAGGGGGAGCTGGACGAGGAGCCCCTCGATACCATGCGGCAGAAGGCCCACAGCCTGAAGGGGTCGGCCAACATGCTGGGGGTGGAGGACATCGGCGGCGGCGCCGAGCTTCTCGAAGAGGGCCTGGTAACCCTGGCCTCGGGGGAGAAGGGCGATGTCGGGGCCCTCCTGGGGCTCCATGACGCCCTGCGCGAGGCCACCGACCAGGTACTCGCCGAGGATCGGCCCCGGGTGGACGTGGCAGGATGGCGGAAGCGCCTGGAGGAGGGGCCGCCCGAAACGGTCCGCGAGCCCGATCCCGCGCCCGCCGCCGCTCCGGAAGCGCCCAAGCCTCCCCCGGAGGCACCAACCTCGGAGGAGCCGGCGCCCCCTACCGAACCCCCGCAGGCCGAGCCCGGGAAGGCCCGATCCGCCAGCACGGGTCGCGGGACGATGCGGGTTAGCGCCCAGCGCCTCGAGCGCCTGAGCGAGGGGGTGATCGGTCTGGCCATGGACCGGGCCACCCAGGAGGACCGCCGGGCCGAGATGGACCAGATCATCTCCGACTTCCGCGCCCTGCGTAGCCAGTGGGAGCTGCTGGAGGGAGAGCTGCCCGAGTCGGGGCCCCTAGTGCAGCAGCAGAAGAGCCTCGCCAACCAGCTGGAGAACCTTTCCCAGGCCCTGAACCGTTTCCGCCAGGAAACCGAGCTGGACATCGCCGCCCGGCACGGCCTGTACGACGAGATCCACCAACGGGTCATGGCCCTCATGGTCTCCCCCCTGGGAACCATCTTCTCCGTGCTGCCCCGATCGGCCCGGGACCTGGCCCAGCGGTTCCAGAAGCGGGTGGAGCTCTCCATCGAGGGCAGCGAGATTGAGCTGGAGCGGAAGAACGTCGACGCGCTCCTCGAGCCCCTTGTCCACTTGGTGACCAACGCCATATCCCACGGTATCGAGGATCCCGCCGAGCGCGAGGCGACCGGCAAGAATCCGGTGGGGCATATCCTGGTCCGCGCGGAGCACGTGGGCGGCGAGGTGGCCATCTCCGTATCCGACGACGGTCGCGGTATCGATTACGAGAAGGTTCGCGAGACGGCGATCCGCACTGGCGTGACCACGGCCGCGGAAGCCGAGAGCATGCTTCCCTACGACCTGCTGCAAATGCTTTTCCGCCCCGGTTTCTCCACCAAGGAGGAGGTCAGCCAGATCTCCGGCCGGGGAATCGGCATGAACGCCGTCCGTGACGCCGTCCAGCGTATGACCGGCTCCATCCAGGTGGACTCGGAGGTGGGGAAGGGCACCACCTTCACGCTCAACATACCCGTCTCCACCGCCGTGCAGCGGGTGCTGAAATTCCGAGTCGGGAACGAAGTCTACGGCGTGCTCGCCAACCAGGTGGAGCGGATCCTCGGGCTCAACGAGGTGGTGCTCACCGAATCCCGGGGCCAGCGGCATTTCCAGTACCATGGCAACCAGGTTCCGGCCACTTGGCTTAGCGAGCTGTTCGCCACCACCAGCGACGAGATCCAGGAGACGCGAAACCTGCGGCTGGTGGTGGTGCGCCACCTGGAGGGCTACATCGGGCTGGTGGTGGACGATGTCATCGAGGAGACCCAGGCGGTGGTCAAGGATGTCACAGGCTACCTCCGCCGCCACTCCGTCCAGGGCCTGATCGGCACCACCATCTCCGGCGCCGGCGAGGTGCAGCTGCTTCTGGAGCCCACGGGCATCAAGGAGATGGAACGTACCGCGCCGCTGTCGCTGCAGTCGGGCGAGCGGCTGCCCGAGGATCCCCTGCGAGGACTGCGGGTGCTGCTGGTGGAGGACTCGCCGCTCGCCCGGCAAATGGAACGGGCGGTTCTGGAGAACGCGGGGATGGAGGTCGACACGGCCGTGGATGGCCTGGACGCCCTCGATCGCATGGAGGTGAAATTCCCCGACATCGTCATCTCCGACGTGGAGATGCCCCGCATGGACGGCTACGACCTCCTGCGCAAGCTGCGCGACGACAGCCGCTACCGCGGCCTGCCCGTGTTCATGGTCACCTCCCGCGACAGCGAGGAGGACCGGGGGACGGCGCAGCACCTCGGCGCGGACGGCTTCCTCAACAAGATGGATCTGCAGTCCGGGAACTTGATCGAAGAGATTCGCAGCCGCCTCGAGCAGCTTTATGTTTGA